One segment of Candidatus Falkowbacteria bacterium DNA contains the following:
- a CDS encoding type II toxin-antitoxin system PemK/MazF family toxin, translating to MEEYLVRFVLWTKLKIRLHLKPEREVVYFKERDIWWTSIGVNISHEEYGKKKYFERPVLILRKINRNIFWGVPMTSKDKIGKYYVKTKFENKNYYFILSQLRAFSSKRLSRKIRRIPEKEFTEIKNSIKNLL from the coding sequence ATGGAGGAATATTTGGTTAGATTTGTTCTTTGGACAAAATTAAAAATTAGGTTACATCTTAAACCCGAGAGAGAAGTTGTTTATTTTAAGGAAAGAGATATTTGGTGGACGAGTATCGGTGTAAATATTAGTCATGAAGAGTATGGTAAGAAAAAATATTTTGAACGTCCAGTTCTAATTTTAAGAAAAATTAATCGTAATATATTTTGGGGAGTGCCAATGACAAGCAAGGATAAGATTGGAAAATATTATGTAAAAACAAAATTTGAAAATAAGAACTATTATTTTATTTTGTCACAATTAAGGGCTTTTAGCTCAAAAAGATTGTCGAGAAAAATTAGAAGAATACCAGAAAAAGAATTTACAGAAATTAAAAATAGCATAAAAAATCTTCTATAA
- a CDS encoding nucleoside monophosphate kinase: MPKKIIVFFGPPGSGKGTQSEMLAETLGLPAISTGELLRREQKTGSVLGKHVKTLMASGKMLGVTLMDHILRHRLAKSDTRRGFLLDGYPRKIEQLRHFLSILKATDSLYFIVIEVSDKEVLRRLSGRRVCDCGASYHLLYNKPRRANKCDLCGQTLLTRADDTPKVIKQRLKYYHALTQPMLEKASGRGSLIFVNGEQSITGIKKELEGKLKEFGVIKKAKKKRKK, encoded by the coding sequence ATGCCTAAAAAAATCATTGTTTTCTTTGGCCCGCCTGGCTCAGGTAAGGGGACTCAGTCTGAAATGTTAGCCGAAACTCTAGGTTTGCCAGCGATTTCAACTGGTGAGCTTTTACGCCGTGAACAAAAAACCGGTAGTGTTTTAGGTAAGCATGTTAAAACATTGATGGCATCTGGTAAGATGTTAGGTGTAACTTTAATGGATCATATTTTACGTCATCGCTTAGCCAAGAGTGATACACGCCGCGGCTTCTTGCTCGATGGCTATCCAAGAAAGATTGAACAATTGCGCCACTTTTTGTCAATTCTAAAAGCAACTGATAGTTTATATTTCATCGTGATTGAAGTATCTGATAAAGAAGTTTTGCGACGTTTGTCTGGTAGACGCGTTTGTGATTGCGGCGCCTCCTACCATTTGTTGTATAACAAACCTCGCCGGGCTAACAAGTGCGATCTCTGCGGACAGACTTTGTTAACGCGCGCTGATGATACACCAAAAGTTATTAAACAACGCTTGAAATATTATCATGCTTTAACTCAACCGATGTTAGAAAAAGCTTCAGGCCGTGGCTCATTAATTTTTGTAAATGGTGAACAGAGCATCACAGGAATTAAGAAAGAACTGGAAGGAAAGTTAAAAGAGTTTGGAGTTATTAAAAAAGCTAAGAAGAAGAGGAAGAAGTAA
- a CDS encoding site-specific DNA-methyltransferase, with protein sequence MKTLYFKKPGFILQHGDCLTILAKMKPESVDMIFADPPYNLSNGGFTVHAGKRVSVNKGNWDKSKGFKDDYDFHYKWLEACKRVLKPNGTLWLSGTYHSIYQCGHALQSLGYHILNDVAWFKPNASPNLSCRFFTASHETLIWVKKDKKAKHVFNYQAMKNGEWPEDQLKKPGLQMRSVWSINTPRPSEKTFGKHPTQKSLDLLRRIVLASTKEGDIILDPFTGSSTTGIAAYIHGRKFVGIDTEKKYLDLSIKRLSELDKKLNNIINKK encoded by the coding sequence ATGAAAACCCTCTATTTTAAGAAGCCTGGCTTTATTCTCCAGCATGGAGATTGCTTAACTATTTTAGCTAAAATGAAGCCTGAATCAGTTGATATGATTTTTGCTGATCCGCCATATAATCTCTCTAATGGAGGGTTCACTGTTCATGCTGGAAAGAGAGTAAGCGTCAATAAGGGGAATTGGGACAAGAGCAAGGGCTTTAAAGATGATTACGATTTCCACTATAAATGGCTTGAAGCATGCAAAAGAGTTTTGAAACCAAACGGGACACTTTGGCTTAGCGGGACATATCATTCTATCTATCAATGCGGTCATGCCTTACAGTCCCTTGGCTACCATATCTTAAATGACGTGGCTTGGTTTAAGCCAAATGCCTCTCCGAACTTGAGTTGTAGATTTTTTACAGCTAGCCATGAAACTTTAATCTGGGTTAAAAAAGACAAGAAGGCAAAACATGTATTCAATTATCAGGCTATGAAAAATGGCGAATGGCCCGAAGATCAATTAAAGAAGCCAGGGCTTCAAATGAGGTCAGTTTGGTCTATAAATACACCAAGACCATCCGAAAAAACTTTTGGTAAGCATCCAACGCAAAAATCCTTAGATTTATTAAGAAGAATAGTCCTTGCTAGCACTAAGGAGGGTGATATTATTCTAGATCCTTTTACGGGTAGCTCAACAACCGGTATAGCAGCTTATATTCATGGAAGAAAGTTTGTTGGAATTGATACAGAAAAAAAATATTTAGATTTATCTATCAAGAGGTTAAGCGAGCTTGATAAAAAACTAAATAATATTATTAATAAAAAATAA
- a CDS encoding DUF5671 domain-containing protein, which produces MKNNNAKYAFLYMFSLVALLFVALGTGQVIFQAINKFITDVALPYNSDFNSDLLKMAISALIISIPVYYLVMRYLSKSLVKGELDKESAIRRWLIYFILFVSSVVMIIWLITVISSFLNGELTTKSILKAVTAMLISGIIFAYYFYDVKRDEIKAKDVVVRIFLIATLVLTIGSLIGSFFFVETPNQARARKHDEQVLSQFTELDGAFNTYYTKYNKLPDNLAAGLSETPYLSADKYKDPSSNKPYEYKKTGNDSYELCADFQTDNKDVKDQATYVYADRWPHGTGYQCIKQKALNFDKQGNGTVPIGNLPADRVQTTN; this is translated from the coding sequence ATGAAAAACAATAACGCGAAGTACGCTTTTCTCTACATGTTCTCGTTAGTCGCTCTTTTGTTTGTGGCTTTAGGAACTGGTCAAGTTATTTTTCAAGCCATTAACAAGTTTATTACTGATGTAGCTTTGCCATACAACAGTGATTTTAATTCTGATCTTTTGAAAATGGCAATTTCAGCTTTGATAATTTCGATTCCAGTTTATTATTTAGTCATGCGCTATTTGAGTAAGAGTTTAGTTAAAGGCGAACTAGATAAAGAATCAGCTATTCGACGTTGGTTAATTTATTTTATTTTATTTGTTTCCTCAGTCGTAATGATAATTTGGTTGATTACAGTTATTAGTAGTTTCTTAAATGGTGAATTAACAACTAAGTCAATTTTGAAAGCTGTTACTGCTATGTTGATTTCTGGTATAATTTTTGCCTATTATTTTTACGATGTTAAGCGCGATGAAATTAAGGCTAAAGATGTCGTAGTCAGAATTTTCTTGATTGCAACTTTAGTTTTAACCATCGGCAGTTTAATTGGTAGCTTCTTCTTTGTGGAAACACCAAATCAAGCTCGGGCTCGTAAACACGATGAACAAGTTTTAAGTCAGTTCACTGAATTAGATGGCGCTTTTAATACTTACTACACTAAGTACAATAAGTTGCCTGATAATTTAGCCGCTGGTTTATCTGAAACTCCATATTTGAGCGCTGATAAATATAAAGACCCAAGCAGCAACAAGCCTTATGAATATAAGAAAACAGGCAATGATTCTTATGAATTATGTGCTGATTTCCAAACTGACAATAAGGACGTTAAGGATCAAGCGACTTATGTTTACGCTGATCGTTGGCCACACGGCACTGGTTACCAATGTATTAAACAAAAGGCTTTAAACTTTGATAAACAAGGCAACGGAACTGTCCCAATTGGTAATTTACCAGCTGACAGAGTTCAAACTACTAACTAA
- the ruvX gene encoding Holliday junction resolvase RuvX, which translates to MNELCLGIDWGEKRIGLALGNSEVKIASPFGVVKNMAELKAFIEKEKVERLVIGEPVNEKMNDNFLKFIKDLKASVNLPLDLVDERFSSQAADSLDPNARKEGNRDAMAAMIILQSYFDKLN; encoded by the coding sequence ATGAACGAACTTTGCCTCGGCATTGACTGGGGAGAAAAAAGAATAGGTTTAGCACTTGGAAATAGCGAAGTCAAAATCGCTTCACCTTTTGGTGTGGTAAAAAATATGGCTGAACTAAAAGCATTTATTGAAAAAGAAAAAGTTGAACGATTAGTAATTGGGGAACCGGTTAATGAAAAAATGAATGATAACTTTTTAAAGTTTATTAAAGATTTGAAAGCTAGTGTTAATTTACCGCTAGATTTAGTTGATGAAAGATTTTCTTCTCAAGCCGCTGATAGTTTAGACCCAAATGCGCGCAAAGAGGGGAATAGGGATGCGATGGCGGCCATGATTATTTTACAAAGTTATTTTGATAAATTAAATTAA
- the aspS gene encoding aspartate--tRNA ligase, whose protein sequence is MMRTHTCGELRRSNNGEKVKLSGWVHSRRDLGGVIFVDLRDRYGLTQLVFNPDFFPKATKLATSLRHEFVITIDGEVKARPDEMVNKDLATGEVEILVNELEILTTSEVLPFEINNEAMAAATNEPLRLEYRFLDLRRAKLQTMLKTKDEFFTYLREYFHKHDFVEVQTPILANSSPEGARDFLIPSRLYPGKFYALPQAPQQFKQLLMVGGMDRYFQIAPCFRDEDTRLDRHYGEFYQLDMEMSFAGQEDVFAIMEPLMKEVTKKFSNKTIMTLGHDGEFVRLAWREAIEKYGTDKPDLRYGLEIKNISEVCKDSGFPIFEEVLANGGIVSALCIDEAEGFSRKVTDELKALAERKKIKAFATLNVEADGTVKSSLSKFISNEHLAKIAANIRAKANSLVIMVAGDWREASEALGLIRVDIANRLNLADKSKAAFCWITDFPMYEYSEIKPGVIDFGHNPFSMPQGGEAALKNKHPLEILAYQYDLVLNGFEISSGGVRNHQPELLYKVFEIAGYRKEEVDRRFGAMIKAFKFGAPPHAGNAPGVDRILMVLNDWESIRDIYAFPKDGQGRDLLMSSPSEVDESQLKDLGIKLK, encoded by the coding sequence ATGATGAGAACACACACATGTGGCGAACTTCGCCGCTCAAACAACGGAGAGAAAGTTAAACTTAGTGGTTGGGTGCATAGTCGCCGTGACTTAGGTGGCGTTATTTTTGTTGACTTGCGTGATCGTTATGGTCTAACGCAATTAGTTTTTAATCCTGACTTTTTTCCTAAAGCTACTAAATTGGCTACCAGTTTAAGGCATGAATTTGTTATTACGATTGATGGCGAAGTTAAAGCTCGTCCTGATGAAATGGTTAATAAAGACTTAGCCACAGGTGAAGTTGAAATTTTAGTTAATGAATTAGAAATTTTAACAACCAGCGAAGTTCTACCTTTTGAAATAAATAACGAGGCCATGGCGGCGGCGACTAACGAGCCATTACGTTTAGAATATCGTTTCCTTGACCTAAGACGCGCCAAGTTGCAAACCATGCTTAAAACTAAGGATGAATTTTTTACATATTTGAGAGAGTATTTCCATAAGCATGATTTTGTTGAAGTCCAAACGCCAATTTTAGCAAACTCCTCACCTGAAGGCGCGCGCGACTTTTTAATTCCGTCTCGACTTTATCCTGGTAAGTTTTATGCTTTGCCACAAGCTCCGCAACAGTTTAAGCAATTGTTAATGGTTGGTGGCATGGATAGATATTTCCAAATCGCGCCTTGCTTTAGAGATGAAGACACTAGACTTGATCGTCACTACGGAGAATTTTATCAACTCGACATGGAAATGAGTTTTGCCGGACAAGAAGATGTTTTTGCTATCATGGAACCTTTAATGAAAGAAGTTACCAAAAAGTTTTCCAACAAAACAATTATGACTTTAGGTCATGACGGAGAATTTGTTCGTCTTGCCTGGCGCGAAGCAATTGAAAAATACGGAACAGATAAACCTGACTTACGTTACGGTTTAGAAATAAAAAATATTTCTGAAGTCTGTAAAGATTCTGGTTTCCCAATTTTTGAAGAAGTTTTAGCTAATGGCGGCATTGTTAGCGCGCTTTGTATTGACGAGGCTGAAGGCTTTAGTCGCAAAGTAACTGACGAATTAAAGGCTCTAGCAGAACGCAAAAAGATAAAAGCCTTTGCAACTTTGAATGTTGAAGCTGATGGTACTGTTAAAAGTTCATTGTCTAAGTTTATTAGTAATGAACATTTGGCTAAAATTGCGGCTAATATTAGAGCAAAAGCCAATAGTTTAGTTATAATGGTGGCAGGGGATTGGCGCGAAGCATCAGAAGCGCTTGGTTTAATTCGCGTTGATATTGCTAATCGTTTGAATTTAGCTGATAAAAGCAAAGCAGCTTTTTGTTGGATTACTGATTTTCCAATGTATGAATATTCAGAAATTAAACCAGGTGTAATTGATTTTGGTCATAATCCATTTTCAATGCCACAGGGTGGAGAAGCCGCTTTGAAAAATAAACATCCTCTAGAAATTTTAGCTTACCAATACGATTTAGTTTTGAATGGTTTTGAAATTTCTTCTGGCGGAGTTAGAAATCATCAACCAGAATTATTGTATAAAGTTTTTGAGATTGCTGGTTATAGAAAAGAAGAAGTTGATCGTCGCTTTGGCGCGATGATCAAGGCTTTTAAGTTTGGTGCTCCACCACATGCCGGAAATGCTCCTGGCGTTGATCGTATCTTAATGGTTTTGAATGATTGGGAATCAATTCGCGATATTTATGCTTTCCCTAAAGATGGACAAGGTAGAGATTTATTAATGAGCAGCCCAAGTGAGGTTGATGAATCACAGTTAAAAGATTTGGGAATTAAATTAAAATAA
- a CDS encoding segregation/condensation protein A, with translation MLDFKLEQFEGPLALLVKLIDKAELDITQLSLATVADQYIAYLRTMTDLDPEEMADFLVVASRLLLIKSKALLPYLLPEEEQAIDEFEHQLRMYKEFLEASKGIEKMVAGKKFMFVREFNRKAMIANLQIFAPPSNLDGAIMFSIMSEVLKRVEEVIVEPLEEATLVAKINIEDKIKFIESTIFGKIRSRFSELISKATSKVEVIVSFLAMLELMKQRSISADQSELFAEIDIFRLELEKEI, from the coding sequence ATGCTTGATTTTAAACTAGAACAATTTGAAGGCCCCTTAGCTTTATTAGTTAAACTGATTGATAAAGCCGAGCTTGATATTACGCAATTAAGTTTAGCCACGGTGGCTGATCAATATATTGCTTATCTTCGTACCATGACTGATTTAGATCCAGAAGAAATGGCTGACTTTTTAGTCGTGGCTTCACGTTTGTTATTGATTAAATCAAAAGCCTTATTACCATACTTATTGCCTGAAGAAGAACAAGCGATTGATGAATTTGAACATCAGCTACGCATGTATAAAGAATTTTTAGAAGCTTCCAAAGGAATCGAAAAAATGGTGGCTGGTAAAAAGTTTATGTTTGTTCGCGAATTCAATCGCAAAGCCATGATTGCTAATTTACAAATTTTTGCTCCACCATCTAACTTAGATGGCGCGATTATGTTTAGCATCATGAGTGAAGTGCTTAAACGAGTTGAAGAAGTCATTGTAGAGCCTTTAGAAGAGGCGACCTTGGTTGCAAAGATCAATATTGAAGATAAGATTAAGTTTATTGAAAGTACAATTTTTGGCAAAATTCGCTCACGTTTTAGCGAGTTAATTAGCAAAGCAACTTCTAAAGTAGAAGTTATTGTTAGCTTCTTGGCTATGTTAGAATTGATGAAACAGCGCAGTATTAGCGCTGATCAAAGTGAGTTGTTTGCTGAAATTGATATTTTCCGTTTGGAATTAGAAAAAGAAATTTAA
- the recO gene encoding DNA repair protein RecO → MPQTISTPAICLACRPWKEQDLMVDVYTLEQGKVRLLVRGGRRLASKLAAHLEPLTLLELMVISGKGMSSAAAASSRNCYPSLKGDYDKIAAAGFAIYHFNRLTEEGVKDEKIFHLLSDFFALLNEAKAEAEWYHWFAKIFLMLALERLGYGPEAHKDFKIEPSLYTMASQSLDRKKFKEMNRWLDKLLPVAIANAL, encoded by the coding sequence ATGCCGCAAACAATATCTACGCCGGCCATATGTTTAGCTTGCCGGCCATGGAAAGAGCAAGATTTAATGGTGGATGTTTACACACTGGAGCAGGGGAAAGTCCGGCTTTTGGTGCGTGGTGGCAGGCGTTTAGCCTCAAAACTAGCCGCTCATCTTGAACCTCTGACTTTGCTAGAATTAATGGTTATTTCTGGTAAAGGCATGTCTTCGGCAGCCGCGGCCTCGAGCCGTAACTGCTATCCTTCCTTAAAAGGCGATTATGATAAGATTGCGGCCGCTGGTTTTGCGATTTATCACTTTAATCGTTTAACCGAAGAAGGTGTAAAAGATGAAAAGATATTTCATTTATTGTCTGACTTTTTTGCTTTATTAAACGAGGCTAAAGCTGAGGCTGAATGGTATCACTGGTTTGCAAAAATTTTCTTAATGCTAGCTTTGGAAAGATTAGGTTATGGACCCGAGGCGCATAAGGATTTTAAGATTGAGCCATCGCTCTATACCATGGCTAGTCAAAGTTTAGATCGTAAAAAATTTAAAGAAATGAATCGCTGGCTGGATAAATTATTACCAGTCGCTATTGCCAATGCTTTATGA
- the map gene encoding type I methionyl aminopeptidase produces the protein MTRLIKTSEEIDLIREGGKKLGKILAELASVVKPGYTSAELEALALKLIAKAGGKPAFKDYRPSPQSEPFPSALCISIDDEIVHGPALPDRTFKEGQLVGIDIGMEYPVIKGKKGYFTDTAVTVAVGTISVEAQRLLNATQEGLYAGIEAVKPGNTLDHIGTAVEAVAKKNKLGVIRDLVGHGVGLEVHEDPQVPNYHIKGNEFPNVTLKEGMVIAIEPMFTLGGWQIAVAPDDFTFITADHSLSAHFEHTVLVTKTGYEIIT, from the coding sequence ATGACCAGATTAATTAAGACAAGTGAAGAAATAGATTTAATCCGTGAAGGCGGAAAAAAACTTGGCAAGATTTTAGCTGAGTTAGCTAGCGTTGTTAAGCCAGGCTACACTTCGGCTGAACTAGAAGCTTTAGCTTTGAAATTAATTGCTAAGGCCGGCGGCAAGCCAGCTTTTAAAGATTATCGTCCTTCACCACAATCAGAACCTTTTCCAAGTGCTCTTTGTATTTCAATTGATGATGAAATTGTTCATGGTCCAGCTTTGCCTGATCGGACTTTTAAGGAAGGACAACTCGTTGGGATTGATATTGGTATGGAATATCCGGTAATAAAAGGCAAAAAAGGCTATTTCACAGACACAGCGGTGACCGTTGCCGTAGGCACAATCAGTGTCGAGGCGCAAAGATTGCTTAATGCCACTCAGGAGGGCTTATACGCCGGTATTGAGGCGGTTAAGCCTGGAAATACCTTAGACCATATTGGTACGGCTGTAGAGGCTGTAGCTAAGAAAAATAAGCTTGGTGTCATTAGAGACTTAGTTGGACACGGCGTTGGTTTAGAAGTACACGAAGATCCACAAGTGCCAAACTATCATATCAAAGGTAATGAGTTTCCGAATGTAACTTTGAAAGAAGGTATGGTCATTGCCATTGAACCAATGTTTACATTGGGTGGCTGGCAGATTGCCGTGGCTCCGGATGATTTTACTTTTATTACGGCTGATCACAGTTTGTCAGCGCATTTTGAACATACAGTTTTAGTCACTAAGACCGGTTATGAAATCATTACATAA
- a CDS encoding S8 family serine peptidase: MKRIIYYFVIALLIAVVVPYKVFATSYYDKQNYLYDIKYYNINYSSTKKGDGIVVAVIDTGVWLSHPNLVGRNWVNTKEIANNGIDDDGNGYIDDYYGWNFLDNNSDLTVKANHGTAVAGIIAANDTGDGIRGIASQAKIMPLIVCSDYGCPTQSIVSAIRYAADNGANVINLSLGSSNGYVGYSSDYDAAISYAYIKGLVIVASAGNGDVESSAQLGLNLDMFKVSPVCNKPNGNKMVLAIGASNVNKLTSWTNFGSIIDVYAPGENMIGLTVPALSQGYGYKLSWSGTSFSAPIVSGLVAILESNYPRLNNTDIMKAFSLTSKFLDTGDLYYTAVGKVMNEKGAVSNPPIKNDTKDTQAPNGAVVKINNGETETDKQIVTLNLSASDTNPISMIISNDPNFIGASWENLSTNKSWSLTNGYGIKTIFVKFKDSVGNESPIVSSSINYVQISRVKKPTVSVDKFVVVNTNINVRQKPSTTAKILGLAKTKSKYKVLDNANKLWVKIKYNNKEGWVIRKSVSIL, translated from the coding sequence ATGAAAAGAATAATTTATTATTTCGTGATCGCACTCTTGATTGCAGTTGTTGTTCCATATAAGGTTTTTGCGACAAGTTATTATGATAAGCAAAACTATTTATATGATATAAAATACTATAATATTAATTATTCTTCTACTAAAAAAGGGGATGGAATAGTCGTTGCTGTGATAGATACCGGTGTTTGGCTTAGCCACCCCAATTTAGTTGGTCGCAATTGGGTAAATACGAAAGAAATAGCAAACAATGGGATTGATGATGATGGCAATGGTTATATTGATGATTACTACGGTTGGAATTTTTTAGATAATAATAGTGACTTAACTGTTAAAGCTAACCACGGCACAGCCGTAGCGGGCATAATAGCCGCTAACGACACAGGAGATGGTATAAGAGGCATTGCTTCTCAGGCTAAGATAATGCCATTAATAGTTTGTAGTGATTATGGTTGCCCAACACAATCAATCGTTTCAGCAATAAGATATGCAGCAGACAATGGGGCAAATGTTATAAATTTAAGTTTAGGCTCATCAAATGGCTACGTCGGTTATAGTTCGGATTATGACGCTGCAATATCGTATGCATATATTAAAGGTTTAGTAATAGTCGCTTCGGCGGGCAATGGTGATGTGGAAAGTTCAGCTCAGTTAGGGTTAAATCTTGATATGTTCAAAGTGTCACCAGTCTGCAACAAACCAAATGGAAATAAAATGGTTCTAGCGATTGGTGCATCGAATGTAAATAAATTAACTTCATGGACTAACTTCGGATCAATTATTGATGTTTATGCTCCCGGAGAAAATATGATCGGACTTACTGTTCCAGCTCTTTCTCAAGGATATGGCTACAAATTAAGTTGGTCTGGTACATCATTTTCCGCACCAATAGTCTCCGGATTAGTGGCAATTTTAGAATCAAACTATCCCAGGTTAAATAATACAGACATCATGAAGGCCTTCAGCTTAACGTCTAAGTTTTTAGATACGGGCGACTTATATTACACCGCAGTCGGCAAGGTAATGAATGAGAAGGGCGCTGTTAGTAATCCGCCAATAAAAAATGATACTAAAGACACACAGGCCCCGAATGGAGCTGTTGTTAAAATTAATAATGGAGAAACTGAGACTGATAAACAAATAGTTACTTTAAATTTGTCAGCGTCTGATACTAATCCCATCTCAATGATTATCTCTAATGATCCTAATTTTATCGGTGCTTCTTGGGAAAATTTGTCAACGAATAAAAGTTGGTCCTTGACTAATGGGTATGGTATTAAAACTATTTTTGTTAAGTTTAAAGATTCTGTAGGCAATGAATCACCAATTGTTTCTTCTTCAATAAATTATGTTCAAATTAGTAGGGTGAAAAAGCCAACCGTTTCAGTAGATAAGTTTGTTGTTGTAAATACAAATATTAATGTTCGTCAAAAACCATCAACTACTGCAAAGATTCTTGGACTAGCAAAAACGAAGTCTAAATATAAGGTGTTAGATAACGCGAATAAGCTTTGGGTTAAGATAAAATATAACAATAAAGAAGGATGGGTGATACGAAAGTCAGTTAGTATTCTATAG
- a CDS encoding DUF3800 domain-containing protein, translating to MTYIFMDESGDMGFSDKSSKWFLFTLAIIGNDKAMEKVIKKVWKTIHKKHKHLGELHASNEKVETILKTLRLLSEIDDLKIVTIILNKKKVYLDLQEQKNYLYNYTANIVLDRLINTNILDKNEHISLIVDRKDTKKNLRENFISYITKAMYRRDHKKFKMTLISSHDNKCLQAVDFISWAIFRKYERGDFEFYEVIKNKIIDEKLLFP from the coding sequence ATGACTTACATATTTATGGACGAGAGCGGCGATATGGGATTTAGTGATAAATCAAGTAAATGGTTTTTATTTACTCTCGCGATTATTGGTAATGATAAGGCAATGGAAAAAGTAATTAAGAAAGTTTGGAAGACTATTCACAAAAAGCACAAGCATCTAGGAGAGTTGCATGCTTCTAATGAAAAAGTCGAAACTATTTTAAAGACACTTCGATTGCTGTCGGAAATAGATGATCTAAAAATAGTTACGATTATTCTAAATAAAAAGAAGGTCTATTTAGATTTGCAGGAACAGAAGAATTATTTATATAACTATACTGCAAACATAGTTCTTGACCGTTTGATAAATACTAATATATTAGATAAAAACGAACACATATCATTAATAGTTGATAGAAAAGATACTAAGAAGAATCTTAGAGAAAACTTCATCTCTTACATAACTAAAGCTATGTATAGACGCGATCATAAAAAATTTAAAATGACTCTCATCTCTTCTCATGATAATAAGTGTTTACAGGCGGTTGATTTTATTTCTTGGGCAATCTTTAGAAAATATGAGAGAGGTGACTTTGAGTTTTATGAAGTTATAAAAAATAAAATAATAGACGAAAAGCTATTATTCCCATAA
- a CDS encoding DUF333 domain-containing protein produces the protein MKTKHLKLIVIGAIVLLALGARLVLVLVNRINSNKVETPIVSQPSTTPQDSPATTIANPASTNCVAKGGQTIIQKRPDGAEYGLCMFEDNRACEEWALLRGYCPAGGMRTTGYDTIAQKFCAWSGGQTIAADNAVCTFKDGSTCDDQAFYEGNCQLKGKTN, from the coding sequence ATGAAAACTAAACATCTTAAATTAATTGTTATCGGCGCTATTGTTCTTTTGGCTTTGGGCGCTCGTTTAGTTTTAGTATTAGTTAATCGGATAAATAGTAATAAAGTAGAAACGCCGATTGTTAGCCAGCCGTCAACGACGCCGCAAGATTCGCCCGCTACTACGATAGCTAATCCAGCGAGCACTAATTGTGTGGCAAAAGGCGGGCAAACAATTATTCAAAAAAGGCCTGACGGAGCCGAATACGGACTTTGTATGTTTGAAGATAACCGCGCTTGCGAAGAATGGGCCTTATTAAGAGGTTATTGTCCAGCCGGCGGAATGAGAACAACCGGCTACGATACAATTGCGCAAAAATTCTGTGCTTGGTCTGGCGGACAAACCATAGCGGCTGATAATGCGGTTTGTACTTTTAAGGATGGCTCAACTTGCGATGATCAGGCGTTTTATGAGGGAAATTGTCAGCTAAAGGGAAAAACAAATTAA
- a CDS encoding YHYH domain-containing protein, with amino-acid sequence MKKIIIVFLFVVFSFVLIQPVLAHPGRTNKYGCHTCYTNCKRYGLRYGQYHCHRAK; translated from the coding sequence ATGAAAAAAATTATTATTGTATTTTTGTTTGTAGTTTTTTCTTTTGTTTTAATTCAACCAGTTTTAGCTCATCCCGGAAGAACCAATAAATATGGTTGCCATACCTGTTATACGAATTGTAAGAGATACGGCTTAAGATATGGGCAGTACCATTGTCATAGAGCTAAGTAA